One region of Agelaius phoeniceus isolate bAgePho1 chromosome 12, bAgePho1.hap1, whole genome shotgun sequence genomic DNA includes:
- the MTSS2 gene encoding protein MTSS 2 isoform X14, giving the protein METAEKECGALGGLFQAIINDMKSSYPIWEDFNSKATKLHSQLRTTVLAAVAFLDAFQKVADMATNTRGATRDIGSALTRMCMRHRSIEAKLRQFTNALMESLINPLQDRIEDWKKTANQLDKDHAKEYKRARHEIKKKSSDTLKLQKKARKGKGDLQPQLDNALQDVNDMYLLLEETEKQAVRKALIEERGRFCTFITFLQPVVNGELTMLGEITHLQGIIEDLVVLTAEPHKLPPASEQVIKDLKGSDYSWSYQTPPSSPSSSSSRKSSMCSSVSSAKGGMAWPGGAQTCSPSSTYRYRSLAQPPAAATRLSSVSSHDSGFISQDAAYSKPPSPMPSDITSQDWSKASPYDQPVVPTLQRRKDRVEHLREAEMGSPAGGYPGIGAEDAPRPRMSPATIAAKHGEEVSPAASDLAMVLTRGLSLEHQKSSRDSLQYSSGYSTQTTTPSCSEDTIPSQGSDYDCYSVNGDVECDPQSDFDKSSTIPRNSNIAQNYRRMIQTKRPASTAGLPSGTNLPAGTTPGVATIRRTPSTKPSVRRTLSNAGPIPIRPPIVPVKTPTVPDSPGYAGPTRVGSEECVFYADDASPNPLDFAKASPKRLSLPNTAWGGGAMEISVYPGASQHLSAEEEEDQQLAANRHSLVEKIGELVAGAHALGEGQFPFPTALVGSGPGEETPAPPPAASMDPPAEDMLVAIRRGVRLRRTVTNDRSAPRIS; this is encoded by the exons CCCCATATGGGAGGATTTCAACTCGAAGGCCACCAAGCTGCACTCCCAGCTCAG GACCACGGTGCTGGCCGCAGTTGCCTTCCTGGATGCCTTCCAGAAAGTGGCCGACATGGCCACCAACACCCGAG GTGCCACGAGGGACATCGGCTCAGCGCTGACCCGGATGTGCATGCGGCACCGCAGCATCGAGGCCAAGCTCCGGCAATTCACCAA tGCCCTCATGGAGAGCCTGATAAACCCTTTGCAGGACAGGATTGAGGACTGGAAGAAAACTGCCAATCAGCTGGACAAGGACCATGCGAAAG AGTACAAGCGAGCACGCCATGAGATCAAGAAAAAGTCCTCTGACACCCTCAAGCTCCAGAAAAAGGCTCGCAAAG GGAAGGGggacctgcagccccagctggacaaCGCGCTGCAGGACGTCAATGACATGtacctgctgctggaggagacgGAGAAGCAGGCGGTCCGCAAAGCCCTCATCGAGGAGCGGGGCCGCTTCTGCACCTTCATCAccttcctgcagcctgtggtg AACGGGGAGCTCACTATGCTGGGAGAGATCACCCACCTGCAGGGCATCATCGAGGACCTGGTGGTGCTCACCGCTGAGCCCCACAAGTTGCCCCCCGCCAGTGAGCAG GTGATCAAGGACCTGAAGGGCTCTGACTACAGCTGGTCCTACCAGACGCCCCCatcctcacccagcagctccagctcccgcAAGTCCAGCATGTGCAG CAGCGTTAGCAGTGCCAAGGGTGGCATGGCGTGGCCCGGCGGGGCTCAGACCTGCTCACCCAGTTCCACCTATCGCTACCGCAGCCTGGCGcagccccccgccgccgccacccgCCTCTCCAGCGTCTCCTCCCACGACTCCGGCTTCATCTCCCAGGACGCCGCTTATTCCAAACCACCTTCCCCCATGCCCTCGGACATCACCAGCCAG GACTGGTCCAAGGCCAGCCCCTATGACCAGCCGGTGGTCCCTACCCTGCAGCGGCGCAAGGACCGCGTGGAGCACCTGCGGGAGGCCGAGATGGGCTCTCCTGCCGGGGGGTACCCGGGCATCGGTGCCGAGGATGCTCCCAGGCCCCGGATGTCGCCGGCTACAATTGCTGCCAAG CATGGGGAGGAGGTGTCCCCTGCCGCCAGCGACCTGGCCATGGTCTTGACCCGTGGGCTGAGCTTGGAGCACCAGAAGAGCAGCCGGGACTCGCTGCAGTACTCCAGTGGCTACAGCACGCAGACCACCaccccctcctgctctgaggaCACCATCCCTTCCCAAG gctCCGACTACGACTGCTACTCGGTGAACGGTGACGTGGAGTGTGACCCGCAGAGCGATTTCGACAAGTCCTCCACCATCCCACGCAACAGCAACATCGCCCAGAACTACCGGCGGATGATCCAGACCAAGCGTCCCGCCTCCACCGCCGGGCTGCCCAGTGGCACCAACCTCCCAGCCGGCACCACCCCGGGGGTGGCCACCATCCGCCGCACGCCCTCCACCAAGCCCTCAGTCCGCCGTACGCTCTCCAACGCCGGCCCCATCCCTATCCGACCCCCCATCGTCCCCGTGAAGACCCCCACAGTGCCGGACTCCCCTGGCTACGCCGGCCCTACGCGGGTGGGCAGCGAAGAGTGCGTCTTCTATGCCGACGACGCCTCTCCGAACCCCCTGGATTTTGCCAAAGCTTCGCCCAAGAGGCTGAGCCTTCCCAACACCGCCTGGGGTGGCGGTGCCATGGAGATCTCTGTCTACCCCGGGGCCAGCCAGCACCTCTCcgctgaggaagaggaggaccAACAGTTGGCTGCCAACCGGCACAGTTTGGTGGAGAAGATTGGGGAGCTGGTGGCCGGCGCCCACGCCCTGGGGGAAGGCCAGTTCCCCTTCCCCACTGCCCTCGTGGGGTCCGGCCCCGGCGAGGAGAcccccgcgccgccccccgCGGCCTCCATGGACCCCCCGGCCGAAGACATGCTGGTGGCCATCCGGCGCGGGGTGCGGCTGCGCAGGACCGTCACCAACGACAGGTCGGCCCCGCGGATATCGTGA
- the MTSS2 gene encoding protein MTSS 2 isoform X12 produces METAEKECGALGGLFQAIINDMKSSYPIWEDFNSKATKLHSQLRTTVLAAVAFLDAFQKVADMATNTRGATRDIGSALTRMCMRHRSIEAKLRQFTNALMESLINPLQDRIEDWKKTANQLDKDHAKEYKRARHEIKKKSSDTLKLQKKARKELLGKGDLQPQLDNALQDVNDMYLLLEETEKQAVRKALIEERGRFCTFITFLQPVVNGELTMLGEITHLQGIIEDLVVLTAEPHKLPPASEQVIKDLKGSDYSWSYQTPPSSPSSSSSRKSSMCSSVSSAKGGMAWPGGAQTCSPSSTYRYRSLAQPPAAATRLSSVSSHDSGFISQDAAYSKPPSPMPSDITSQDWSKASPYDQPVVPTLQRRKDRVEHLREAEMGSPAGGYPGIGAEDAPRPRMSPATIAAKHGEEVSPAASDLAMVLTRGLSLEHQKSSRDSLQYSSGYSTQTTTPSCSEDTIPSQGSDYDCYSVNGDVECDPQSDFDKSSTIPRNSNIAQNYRRMIQTKRPASTAGLPSGTNLPAGTTPGVATIRRTPSTKPSVRRTLSNAGPIPIRPPIVPVKTPTVPDSPGYAGPTRVGSEECVFYADDASPNPLDFAKASPKRLSLPNTAWGGGAMEISVYPGASQHLSAEEEEDQQLAANRHSLVEKIGELVAGAHALGEGQFPFPTALVGSGPGEETPAPPPAASMDPPAEDMLVAIRRGVRLRRTVTNDRSAPRIS; encoded by the exons CCCCATATGGGAGGATTTCAACTCGAAGGCCACCAAGCTGCACTCCCAGCTCAG GACCACGGTGCTGGCCGCAGTTGCCTTCCTGGATGCCTTCCAGAAAGTGGCCGACATGGCCACCAACACCCGAG GTGCCACGAGGGACATCGGCTCAGCGCTGACCCGGATGTGCATGCGGCACCGCAGCATCGAGGCCAAGCTCCGGCAATTCACCAA tGCCCTCATGGAGAGCCTGATAAACCCTTTGCAGGACAGGATTGAGGACTGGAAGAAAACTGCCAATCAGCTGGACAAGGACCATGCGAAAG AGTACAAGCGAGCACGCCATGAGATCAAGAAAAAGTCCTCTGACACCCTCAAGCTCCAGAAAAAGGCTCGCAAAG AGCTACTTG GGAAGGGggacctgcagccccagctggacaaCGCGCTGCAGGACGTCAATGACATGtacctgctgctggaggagacgGAGAAGCAGGCGGTCCGCAAAGCCCTCATCGAGGAGCGGGGCCGCTTCTGCACCTTCATCAccttcctgcagcctgtggtg AACGGGGAGCTCACTATGCTGGGAGAGATCACCCACCTGCAGGGCATCATCGAGGACCTGGTGGTGCTCACCGCTGAGCCCCACAAGTTGCCCCCCGCCAGTGAGCAG GTGATCAAGGACCTGAAGGGCTCTGACTACAGCTGGTCCTACCAGACGCCCCCatcctcacccagcagctccagctcccgcAAGTCCAGCATGTGCAG CAGCGTTAGCAGTGCCAAGGGTGGCATGGCGTGGCCCGGCGGGGCTCAGACCTGCTCACCCAGTTCCACCTATCGCTACCGCAGCCTGGCGcagccccccgccgccgccacccgCCTCTCCAGCGTCTCCTCCCACGACTCCGGCTTCATCTCCCAGGACGCCGCTTATTCCAAACCACCTTCCCCCATGCCCTCGGACATCACCAGCCAG GACTGGTCCAAGGCCAGCCCCTATGACCAGCCGGTGGTCCCTACCCTGCAGCGGCGCAAGGACCGCGTGGAGCACCTGCGGGAGGCCGAGATGGGCTCTCCTGCCGGGGGGTACCCGGGCATCGGTGCCGAGGATGCTCCCAGGCCCCGGATGTCGCCGGCTACAATTGCTGCCAAG CATGGGGAGGAGGTGTCCCCTGCCGCCAGCGACCTGGCCATGGTCTTGACCCGTGGGCTGAGCTTGGAGCACCAGAAGAGCAGCCGGGACTCGCTGCAGTACTCCAGTGGCTACAGCACGCAGACCACCaccccctcctgctctgaggaCACCATCCCTTCCCAAG gctCCGACTACGACTGCTACTCGGTGAACGGTGACGTGGAGTGTGACCCGCAGAGCGATTTCGACAAGTCCTCCACCATCCCACGCAACAGCAACATCGCCCAGAACTACCGGCGGATGATCCAGACCAAGCGTCCCGCCTCCACCGCCGGGCTGCCCAGTGGCACCAACCTCCCAGCCGGCACCACCCCGGGGGTGGCCACCATCCGCCGCACGCCCTCCACCAAGCCCTCAGTCCGCCGTACGCTCTCCAACGCCGGCCCCATCCCTATCCGACCCCCCATCGTCCCCGTGAAGACCCCCACAGTGCCGGACTCCCCTGGCTACGCCGGCCCTACGCGGGTGGGCAGCGAAGAGTGCGTCTTCTATGCCGACGACGCCTCTCCGAACCCCCTGGATTTTGCCAAAGCTTCGCCCAAGAGGCTGAGCCTTCCCAACACCGCCTGGGGTGGCGGTGCCATGGAGATCTCTGTCTACCCCGGGGCCAGCCAGCACCTCTCcgctgaggaagaggaggaccAACAGTTGGCTGCCAACCGGCACAGTTTGGTGGAGAAGATTGGGGAGCTGGTGGCCGGCGCCCACGCCCTGGGGGAAGGCCAGTTCCCCTTCCCCACTGCCCTCGTGGGGTCCGGCCCCGGCGAGGAGAcccccgcgccgccccccgCGGCCTCCATGGACCCCCCGGCCGAAGACATGCTGGTGGCCATCCGGCGCGGGGTGCGGCTGCGCAGGACCGTCACCAACGACAGGTCGGCCCCGCGGATATCGTGA
- the MTSS2 gene encoding protein MTSS 2 isoform X13 — METAEKECGALGGLFQAIINDMKSSYPIWEDFNSKATKLHSQLRTTVLAAVAFLDAFQKVADMATNTRGATRDIGSALTRMCMRHRSIEAKLRQFTNALMESLINPLQDRIEDWKKTANQLDKDHAKEYKRARHEIKKKSSDTLKLQKKARKELLGKGDLQPQLDNALQDVNDMYLLLEETEKQAVRKALIEERGRFCTFITFLQPVVNGELTMLGEITHLQGIIEDLVVLTAEPHKLPPASEQVIKDLKGSDYSWSYQTPPSSPSSSSSRKSSMCSLAQPPAAATRLSSVSSHDSGFISQDAAYSKPPSPMPSDITSQQKSSSSASSEASETCQSVSECSSPTSDWSKASPYDQPVVPTLQRRKDRVEHLREAEMGSPAGGYPGIGAEDAPRPRMSPATIAAKQHGEEVSPAASDLAMVLTRGLSLEHQKSSRDSLQYSSGYSTQTTTPSCSEDTIPSQGSDYDCYSVNGDVECDPQSDFDKSSTIPRNSNIAQNYRRMIQTKRPASTAGLPSGTNLPAGTTPGVATIRRTPSTKPSVRRTLSNAGPIPIRPPIVPVKTPTVPDSPGYAGPTRVGSEECVFYADDASPNPLDFAKASPKRLSLPNTAWGGGAMEISVYPGASQHLSAEEEEDQQLAANRHSLVEKIGELVAGAHALGEGQFPFPTALVGSGPGEETPAPPPAASMDPPAEDMLVAIRRGVRLRRTVTNDRSAPRIS; from the exons CCCCATATGGGAGGATTTCAACTCGAAGGCCACCAAGCTGCACTCCCAGCTCAG GACCACGGTGCTGGCCGCAGTTGCCTTCCTGGATGCCTTCCAGAAAGTGGCCGACATGGCCACCAACACCCGAG GTGCCACGAGGGACATCGGCTCAGCGCTGACCCGGATGTGCATGCGGCACCGCAGCATCGAGGCCAAGCTCCGGCAATTCACCAA tGCCCTCATGGAGAGCCTGATAAACCCTTTGCAGGACAGGATTGAGGACTGGAAGAAAACTGCCAATCAGCTGGACAAGGACCATGCGAAAG AGTACAAGCGAGCACGCCATGAGATCAAGAAAAAGTCCTCTGACACCCTCAAGCTCCAGAAAAAGGCTCGCAAAG AGCTACTTG GGAAGGGggacctgcagccccagctggacaaCGCGCTGCAGGACGTCAATGACATGtacctgctgctggaggagacgGAGAAGCAGGCGGTCCGCAAAGCCCTCATCGAGGAGCGGGGCCGCTTCTGCACCTTCATCAccttcctgcagcctgtggtg AACGGGGAGCTCACTATGCTGGGAGAGATCACCCACCTGCAGGGCATCATCGAGGACCTGGTGGTGCTCACCGCTGAGCCCCACAAGTTGCCCCCCGCCAGTGAGCAG GTGATCAAGGACCTGAAGGGCTCTGACTACAGCTGGTCCTACCAGACGCCCCCatcctcacccagcagctccagctcccgcAAGTCCAGCATGTGCAG CCTGGCGcagccccccgccgccgccacccgCCTCTCCAGCGTCTCCTCCCACGACTCCGGCTTCATCTCCCAGGACGCCGCTTATTCCAAACCACCTTCCCCCATGCCCTCGGACATCACCAGCCAG CAGAAGTCCTCCAGCTCGGCGTCCTCAGAGGCATCCGAAACCTGCCAGTCAGTTAGCGAGTGCAGCTCCCCCACCTCG GACTGGTCCAAGGCCAGCCCCTATGACCAGCCGGTGGTCCCTACCCTGCAGCGGCGCAAGGACCGCGTGGAGCACCTGCGGGAGGCCGAGATGGGCTCTCCTGCCGGGGGGTACCCGGGCATCGGTGCCGAGGATGCTCCCAGGCCCCGGATGTCGCCGGCTACAATTGCTGCCAAG CAGCATGGGGAGGAGGTGTCCCCTGCCGCCAGCGACCTGGCCATGGTCTTGACCCGTGGGCTGAGCTTGGAGCACCAGAAGAGCAGCCGGGACTCGCTGCAGTACTCCAGTGGCTACAGCACGCAGACCACCaccccctcctgctctgaggaCACCATCCCTTCCCAAG gctCCGACTACGACTGCTACTCGGTGAACGGTGACGTGGAGTGTGACCCGCAGAGCGATTTCGACAAGTCCTCCACCATCCCACGCAACAGCAACATCGCCCAGAACTACCGGCGGATGATCCAGACCAAGCGTCCCGCCTCCACCGCCGGGCTGCCCAGTGGCACCAACCTCCCAGCCGGCACCACCCCGGGGGTGGCCACCATCCGCCGCACGCCCTCCACCAAGCCCTCAGTCCGCCGTACGCTCTCCAACGCCGGCCCCATCCCTATCCGACCCCCCATCGTCCCCGTGAAGACCCCCACAGTGCCGGACTCCCCTGGCTACGCCGGCCCTACGCGGGTGGGCAGCGAAGAGTGCGTCTTCTATGCCGACGACGCCTCTCCGAACCCCCTGGATTTTGCCAAAGCTTCGCCCAAGAGGCTGAGCCTTCCCAACACCGCCTGGGGTGGCGGTGCCATGGAGATCTCTGTCTACCCCGGGGCCAGCCAGCACCTCTCcgctgaggaagaggaggaccAACAGTTGGCTGCCAACCGGCACAGTTTGGTGGAGAAGATTGGGGAGCTGGTGGCCGGCGCCCACGCCCTGGGGGAAGGCCAGTTCCCCTTCCCCACTGCCCTCGTGGGGTCCGGCCCCGGCGAGGAGAcccccgcgccgccccccgCGGCCTCCATGGACCCCCCGGCCGAAGACATGCTGGTGGCCATCCGGCGCGGGGTGCGGCTGCGCAGGACCGTCACCAACGACAGGTCGGCCCCGCGGATATCGTGA
- the MTSS2 gene encoding protein MTSS 2 isoform X11, with the protein METAEKECGALGGLFQAIINDMKSSYPIWEDFNSKATKLHSQLRTTVLAAVAFLDAFQKVADMATNTRGATRDIGSALTRMCMRHRSIEAKLRQFTNALMESLINPLQDRIEDWKKTANQLDKDHAKEYKRARHEIKKKSSDTLKLQKKARKELLGKGDLQPQLDNALQDVNDMYLLLEETEKQAVRKALIEERGRFCTFITFLQPVVNGELTMLGEITHLQGIIEDLVVLTAEPHKLPPASEQVIKDLKGSDYSWSYQTPPSSPSSSSSRKSSMCSSVSSAKGGMAWPGGAQTCSPSSTYRYRSLAQPPAAATRLSSVSSHDSGFISQDAAYSKPPSPMPSDITSQDWSKASPYDQPVVPTLQRRKDRVEHLREAEMGSPAGGYPGIGAEDAPRPRMSPATIAAKQHGEEVSPAASDLAMVLTRGLSLEHQKSSRDSLQYSSGYSTQTTTPSCSEDTIPSQGSDYDCYSVNGDVECDPQSDFDKSSTIPRNSNIAQNYRRMIQTKRPASTAGLPSGTNLPAGTTPGVATIRRTPSTKPSVRRTLSNAGPIPIRPPIVPVKTPTVPDSPGYAGPTRVGSEECVFYADDASPNPLDFAKASPKRLSLPNTAWGGGAMEISVYPGASQHLSAEEEEDQQLAANRHSLVEKIGELVAGAHALGEGQFPFPTALVGSGPGEETPAPPPAASMDPPAEDMLVAIRRGVRLRRTVTNDRSAPRIS; encoded by the exons CCCCATATGGGAGGATTTCAACTCGAAGGCCACCAAGCTGCACTCCCAGCTCAG GACCACGGTGCTGGCCGCAGTTGCCTTCCTGGATGCCTTCCAGAAAGTGGCCGACATGGCCACCAACACCCGAG GTGCCACGAGGGACATCGGCTCAGCGCTGACCCGGATGTGCATGCGGCACCGCAGCATCGAGGCCAAGCTCCGGCAATTCACCAA tGCCCTCATGGAGAGCCTGATAAACCCTTTGCAGGACAGGATTGAGGACTGGAAGAAAACTGCCAATCAGCTGGACAAGGACCATGCGAAAG AGTACAAGCGAGCACGCCATGAGATCAAGAAAAAGTCCTCTGACACCCTCAAGCTCCAGAAAAAGGCTCGCAAAG AGCTACTTG GGAAGGGggacctgcagccccagctggacaaCGCGCTGCAGGACGTCAATGACATGtacctgctgctggaggagacgGAGAAGCAGGCGGTCCGCAAAGCCCTCATCGAGGAGCGGGGCCGCTTCTGCACCTTCATCAccttcctgcagcctgtggtg AACGGGGAGCTCACTATGCTGGGAGAGATCACCCACCTGCAGGGCATCATCGAGGACCTGGTGGTGCTCACCGCTGAGCCCCACAAGTTGCCCCCCGCCAGTGAGCAG GTGATCAAGGACCTGAAGGGCTCTGACTACAGCTGGTCCTACCAGACGCCCCCatcctcacccagcagctccagctcccgcAAGTCCAGCATGTGCAG CAGCGTTAGCAGTGCCAAGGGTGGCATGGCGTGGCCCGGCGGGGCTCAGACCTGCTCACCCAGTTCCACCTATCGCTACCGCAGCCTGGCGcagccccccgccgccgccacccgCCTCTCCAGCGTCTCCTCCCACGACTCCGGCTTCATCTCCCAGGACGCCGCTTATTCCAAACCACCTTCCCCCATGCCCTCGGACATCACCAGCCAG GACTGGTCCAAGGCCAGCCCCTATGACCAGCCGGTGGTCCCTACCCTGCAGCGGCGCAAGGACCGCGTGGAGCACCTGCGGGAGGCCGAGATGGGCTCTCCTGCCGGGGGGTACCCGGGCATCGGTGCCGAGGATGCTCCCAGGCCCCGGATGTCGCCGGCTACAATTGCTGCCAAG CAGCATGGGGAGGAGGTGTCCCCTGCCGCCAGCGACCTGGCCATGGTCTTGACCCGTGGGCTGAGCTTGGAGCACCAGAAGAGCAGCCGGGACTCGCTGCAGTACTCCAGTGGCTACAGCACGCAGACCACCaccccctcctgctctgaggaCACCATCCCTTCCCAAG gctCCGACTACGACTGCTACTCGGTGAACGGTGACGTGGAGTGTGACCCGCAGAGCGATTTCGACAAGTCCTCCACCATCCCACGCAACAGCAACATCGCCCAGAACTACCGGCGGATGATCCAGACCAAGCGTCCCGCCTCCACCGCCGGGCTGCCCAGTGGCACCAACCTCCCAGCCGGCACCACCCCGGGGGTGGCCACCATCCGCCGCACGCCCTCCACCAAGCCCTCAGTCCGCCGTACGCTCTCCAACGCCGGCCCCATCCCTATCCGACCCCCCATCGTCCCCGTGAAGACCCCCACAGTGCCGGACTCCCCTGGCTACGCCGGCCCTACGCGGGTGGGCAGCGAAGAGTGCGTCTTCTATGCCGACGACGCCTCTCCGAACCCCCTGGATTTTGCCAAAGCTTCGCCCAAGAGGCTGAGCCTTCCCAACACCGCCTGGGGTGGCGGTGCCATGGAGATCTCTGTCTACCCCGGGGCCAGCCAGCACCTCTCcgctgaggaagaggaggaccAACAGTTGGCTGCCAACCGGCACAGTTTGGTGGAGAAGATTGGGGAGCTGGTGGCCGGCGCCCACGCCCTGGGGGAAGGCCAGTTCCCCTTCCCCACTGCCCTCGTGGGGTCCGGCCCCGGCGAGGAGAcccccgcgccgccccccgCGGCCTCCATGGACCCCCCGGCCGAAGACATGCTGGTGGCCATCCGGCGCGGGGTGCGGCTGCGCAGGACCGTCACCAACGACAGGTCGGCCCCGCGGATATCGTGA
- the MTSS2 gene encoding protein MTSS 2 isoform X7, producing the protein METAEKECGALGGLFQAIINDMKSSYPIWEDFNSKATKLHSQLRTTVLAAVAFLDAFQKVADMATNTRGATRDIGSALTRMCMRHRSIEAKLRQFTNALMESLINPLQDRIEDWKKTANQLDKDHAKEYKRARHEIKKKSSDTLKLQKKARKGKGDLQPQLDNALQDVNDMYLLLEETEKQAVRKALIEERGRFCTFITFLQPVVNGELTMLGEITHLQGIIEDLVVLTAEPHKLPPASEQVIKDLKGSDYSWSYQTPPSSPSSSSSRKSSMCSSVSSAKGGMAWPGGAQTCSPSSTYRYRSLAQPPAAATRLSSVSSHDSGFISQDAAYSKPPSPMPSDITSQQKSSSSASSEASETCQSVSECSSPTSDWSKASPYDQPVVPTLQRRKDRVEHLREAEMGSPAGGYPGIGAEDAPRPRMSPATIAAKQHGEEVSPAASDLAMVLTRGLSLEHQKSSRDSLQYSSGYSTQTTTPSCSEDTIPSQGSDYDCYSVNGDVECDPQSDFDKSSTIPRNSNIAQNYRRMIQTKRPASTAGLPSGTNLPAGTTPGVATIRRTPSTKPSVRRTLSNAGPIPIRPPIVPVKTPTVPDSPGYAGPTRVGSEECVFYADDASPNPLDFAKASPKRLSLPNTAWGGGAMEISVYPGASQHLSAEEEEDQQLAANRHSLVEKIGELVAGAHALGEGQFPFPTALVGSGPGEETPAPPPAASMDPPAEDMLVAIRRGVRLRRTVTNDRSAPRIS; encoded by the exons CCCCATATGGGAGGATTTCAACTCGAAGGCCACCAAGCTGCACTCCCAGCTCAG GACCACGGTGCTGGCCGCAGTTGCCTTCCTGGATGCCTTCCAGAAAGTGGCCGACATGGCCACCAACACCCGAG GTGCCACGAGGGACATCGGCTCAGCGCTGACCCGGATGTGCATGCGGCACCGCAGCATCGAGGCCAAGCTCCGGCAATTCACCAA tGCCCTCATGGAGAGCCTGATAAACCCTTTGCAGGACAGGATTGAGGACTGGAAGAAAACTGCCAATCAGCTGGACAAGGACCATGCGAAAG AGTACAAGCGAGCACGCCATGAGATCAAGAAAAAGTCCTCTGACACCCTCAAGCTCCAGAAAAAGGCTCGCAAAG GGAAGGGggacctgcagccccagctggacaaCGCGCTGCAGGACGTCAATGACATGtacctgctgctggaggagacgGAGAAGCAGGCGGTCCGCAAAGCCCTCATCGAGGAGCGGGGCCGCTTCTGCACCTTCATCAccttcctgcagcctgtggtg AACGGGGAGCTCACTATGCTGGGAGAGATCACCCACCTGCAGGGCATCATCGAGGACCTGGTGGTGCTCACCGCTGAGCCCCACAAGTTGCCCCCCGCCAGTGAGCAG GTGATCAAGGACCTGAAGGGCTCTGACTACAGCTGGTCCTACCAGACGCCCCCatcctcacccagcagctccagctcccgcAAGTCCAGCATGTGCAG CAGCGTTAGCAGTGCCAAGGGTGGCATGGCGTGGCCCGGCGGGGCTCAGACCTGCTCACCCAGTTCCACCTATCGCTACCGCAGCCTGGCGcagccccccgccgccgccacccgCCTCTCCAGCGTCTCCTCCCACGACTCCGGCTTCATCTCCCAGGACGCCGCTTATTCCAAACCACCTTCCCCCATGCCCTCGGACATCACCAGCCAG CAGAAGTCCTCCAGCTCGGCGTCCTCAGAGGCATCCGAAACCTGCCAGTCAGTTAGCGAGTGCAGCTCCCCCACCTCG GACTGGTCCAAGGCCAGCCCCTATGACCAGCCGGTGGTCCCTACCCTGCAGCGGCGCAAGGACCGCGTGGAGCACCTGCGGGAGGCCGAGATGGGCTCTCCTGCCGGGGGGTACCCGGGCATCGGTGCCGAGGATGCTCCCAGGCCCCGGATGTCGCCGGCTACAATTGCTGCCAAG CAGCATGGGGAGGAGGTGTCCCCTGCCGCCAGCGACCTGGCCATGGTCTTGACCCGTGGGCTGAGCTTGGAGCACCAGAAGAGCAGCCGGGACTCGCTGCAGTACTCCAGTGGCTACAGCACGCAGACCACCaccccctcctgctctgaggaCACCATCCCTTCCCAAG gctCCGACTACGACTGCTACTCGGTGAACGGTGACGTGGAGTGTGACCCGCAGAGCGATTTCGACAAGTCCTCCACCATCCCACGCAACAGCAACATCGCCCAGAACTACCGGCGGATGATCCAGACCAAGCGTCCCGCCTCCACCGCCGGGCTGCCCAGTGGCACCAACCTCCCAGCCGGCACCACCCCGGGGGTGGCCACCATCCGCCGCACGCCCTCCACCAAGCCCTCAGTCCGCCGTACGCTCTCCAACGCCGGCCCCATCCCTATCCGACCCCCCATCGTCCCCGTGAAGACCCCCACAGTGCCGGACTCCCCTGGCTACGCCGGCCCTACGCGGGTGGGCAGCGAAGAGTGCGTCTTCTATGCCGACGACGCCTCTCCGAACCCCCTGGATTTTGCCAAAGCTTCGCCCAAGAGGCTGAGCCTTCCCAACACCGCCTGGGGTGGCGGTGCCATGGAGATCTCTGTCTACCCCGGGGCCAGCCAGCACCTCTCcgctgaggaagaggaggaccAACAGTTGGCTGCCAACCGGCACAGTTTGGTGGAGAAGATTGGGGAGCTGGTGGCCGGCGCCCACGCCCTGGGGGAAGGCCAGTTCCCCTTCCCCACTGCCCTCGTGGGGTCCGGCCCCGGCGAGGAGAcccccgcgccgccccccgCGGCCTCCATGGACCCCCCGGCCGAAGACATGCTGGTGGCCATCCGGCGCGGGGTGCGGCTGCGCAGGACCGTCACCAACGACAGGTCGGCCCCGCGGATATCGTGA